The proteins below come from a single Necator americanus strain Aroian chromosome V, whole genome shotgun sequence genomic window:
- a CDS encoding hypothetical protein (NECATOR_CHRV.G18779.T1), producing the protein MNSSNQKQTDSYEETQSDSSIWASEREWHPFDSGDEGDIDSYSATASLRSEDFEICSPVVVDQSPVTGEEPDRIVYINARKQSCRKTVEWAKSVRRVHATRERTTKTSSESTSSCKSQSDNTKVCQSTNQELIINFVIFMGPD; encoded by the coding sequence ATGAATAGCTCAAATCAGAAACAGACAGATTCTTATGAAGAAACGCAAAGCGATTCGTCAATTTGGGCATCGGAGCGAGAATGGCATCCATTCGATTCAGgagacgaaggcgatatcgatTCTTATTCCGCGACAGCTTCACTCCGAAGcgaagattttgaaatttgttctcCAGTAGTTGTCGATCAGAGTCCTGTGACGGGTGAAGAACCAGATCGAATTGTTTACATCAATGCTCGAAAACAATCATGTAGAAAAACCGTAGAGTGGGCAAAATCTGTCAGGAGGGTACATGCTACAAGAGAAAGAACAACGAAAACCTCTTCTGAAAGCACCTCTAGCTGCAAATCACAAAGTGATAATACGAAGGTTTGTCAGAGCACTAATCAAGAATTAATCATTAATTTCGTCATATTTATGGGACCAGATTAG